Proteins found in one Manihot esculenta cultivar AM560-2 unplaced genomic scaffold, M.esculenta_v8 Scaffold66, whole genome shotgun sequence genomic segment:
- the LOC122723046 gene encoding UDP-glycosyltransferase 74E2-like: MSINSDQENRETIFDGFQRRRAASPDEFLKRYKATVPQSLAELIEKHVSVLYYHEIQGSLKVSSEAEAVGVVSLPSLPELEFNDLPSFVNGAGSYPAIYDLVFSRFSNIDDADWLFWNTFNGLEEEVVNWMASKWPIKPIGPTIPSMFLDKRLEDDKEYGLSLFKPNSDACMEWLDSKEPDSVVYVSFGSLAALGEVQMAELAWGLKRSNTSFLWVVREPEKEKLPNNFIEETKEMGLVVTWSPQLEVLAHKSVGCFITHCGWNSTLEALSLGVPMVAMPQWTDQPTNAKFVSDIWKVGIRVKVDEEGIVTQKEIERCIREVMEREISNEMVKNSEKWKKLACMAVDDGGSSDKNIEEFVTKLVCNSNSFKE; this comes from the exons ATGAGTATAAACTCAGATCAGGAGAATAGAG AAACCATTTTTGATGGATTCCAAAGGAGAAGAGCAGCAAGCCCTGATGAATTTCTAAAGCGCTACAAGGCCACAGTCCCACAAAGCTTAGCTGAGCTGATAGAGAAACATG TTTCTGTTTTATATTACCATGAAATTCAAGGGTCGTTGAAGGTTTCTTCAGAAGCAGAAGCTGTGGGTGTGGTTTCTTTGCCTTCCCTTCCAGAGTTGGAGTTCAATGATCTGCCATCGTTCGTGAATGGTGCAGGGTCATATCCAGCTATTTACGACCTTGTTTTTAGCCGGTTCTCGAATATTGATGATGCTGATTGGCTCTTCTGGAACACCTTTAATGGGCTTGAAGAAGAG GTGGTGAATTGGATGGCAAGCAAATGGCCCATCAAACCAATTGGACCAACAATTCCTTCAATGTTCTTAGACAAGCGGCTGGAGGATGATAAGGAATATGGTCTTAGCCTCTTCAAGCCCAATTCAGATGCTTGCATGGAGTGGCTAGACTCGAAGGAACCAGACTCGGTTGTTTACGTGTCATTTGGGAGCCTGGCAGCCCTTGGAGAAGTACAAATGGCAGAGTTGGCGTGGGGTCTAAAAAGAAGTAACACCAGCTTCTTATGGGTAGTAAGAGAACCAGAAAAAGAAAAGCTCCCAAACAACTTCATAGAGGAGACCAAAGAAATGGGACTAGTTGTAACATGGAGTCCTCAATTGGAAGTCCTGGCTCACAAGTCTGTGGGATGCTTTATAACTCATTGTGGTTGGAACTCAACCCTGGAAGCATTGAGCCTGGGAGTGCCAATGGTGGCCATGCCACAGTGGACAGATCAGCCAACCAATGCCAAGTTTGTGAGTGATATTTGGAAAGTAGGAATTAGAGTGAAGGTAGATGAAGAAGGGATTGTTACTCAAAAAGAGATTGAAAGATGTATAAGAGAAGTCATGGAAAGAGAAATATCAAATGAGATGGTGAAGAATTCAGAGAAATGGAAGAAACTAGCTTGCATGGCTGTAGATGATGGTGGAAGCTCCGACAAGAACATTGAGGAATTTGTAACAAAACTTGTGTGTAATTCTAATAGTTTTAAAGAGTGA